TGAACGCAGTCCAGCCCAAGTACCAGTAGCAAACCCAGTATAGGCCGAATGATAACGCCGGGACCGATGTATGATGCACAGAGAACAGAGGTTCGAAGAAAGAGAGGCGAAGTGAGGATTAAAGCGGAATaaaagagagggaagaatTTCGATAGGAAAAGACGTATCATGCACCATCTATCAAGTCTGCATCATCGGACACATCGGCGGGTAGAGAATTGGCTGGTGGAATTTTGCGACCTGCACCATACACCATCTCCATGAGCttggccttttgcttctctcGCACGGAACGAAGGTATTCATATGTCCCTTCCAGACCACGGATTTGGCCCTCTATCACTGCTTCAACCGGACCGAGTGTTCGGCCGTTGCTCCCCGAGTCAATGGAACCGGCGAAACTCACGGAATCATTGCGCCGGACTAGCGGGCTGACGAGTTTGCGCCGTAATGTCTCGAGGTTCACTTTAAGGGTAAGGAGGCGGCCACGGTGGTCCATGAGGAGATGTTTATTTGCAACAGTTCGGCTGCGGACGTTTGCTAACAGGCGCTTGTTTTTTTCATATTTGCGCACGATTGCAGCGTCAGGGCCGAGCACGCGAGTCCAAAGGGAGCTGAGCATTTCACCCTCGGCGCGCTCCTGCGCATCGGATTCGCGAACGACCGTGCGCTGGAGATTAAGGAACTGGCGGTCGATGGACTCAAATAGCGCGAACAGGGCCGTCGAATGTGTTAGCTCGCCTTCGATGGACTCTTCTAGCACGGAAAGAAACTCAGTGAAAGTCCGCGTTAGGGTCGTGCGAGTGCGCTGGGCCGAGGTCTGGCCGAATATGGCCGTCACGATCGTCCCAAACGTCGTGGGAGTTGTTGAAGTGAGCTCGCTGCCTGTAGTATCACCACTTGCGCCTGTGACATGCTCGAGGGTACCGAGCCGTGACAGGAGGTCTTGCATATTATCAAACATAATGGACGGTAAGCTACTTGGCGGCTGCGACGACAAGGTCTCCAATTCACGTTTGGCCCAATCCATGACTAGGAGGATCGAATCGACATCCGCGTCGACATTGGCGAAGAAGCGCGTCAGCTCTAGGGAGAGCGACTTGAGTGATTCGGACAGTTCATCAAGTTGTCGCACTATGATGGGTGCGCTGGTCATATTGGTCCCGCGCACCGACTCGCTGAGATCCCAGACGGCCACACCAGTCTCTTGTAATGTCCCAATCTGCTGTACGCCATTCTCGGAGTAATGAATAAGCGGCTCGAATGAGCGCGCAAAGCTCGATAGTTTCACGA
This region of Aspergillus puulaauensis MK2 DNA, chromosome 5, nearly complete sequence genomic DNA includes:
- a CDS encoding uncharacterized protein (COG:S;~EggNog:ENOG410PMPR;~TransMembrane:1 (i220-240o)), which gives rise to MLDELDTVFDDHPSLDASLEDFENTSNSHRSPVFGLPSQHSGFRSEESDVEDEDATPVGERWSPPGFRRYDYVPGSGWYRHQPYSRKVDHERFGLKPTVGLSPSQSREPSPQYEDAPEAPMGGHRGHSTETGDVTVAANVPLPSEADSPLKGRSPSPVRVPVRPNSDDEPLEFKPESNISNYIRFAVRAEVQHREPFVAFFTYLRSKVDRITSSKSNTTLTVLIALVSIAFMRTMFMPSIPSAIPDLVKLSSFARSFEPLIHYSENGVQQIGTLQETGVAVWDLSESVRGTNMTSAPIIVRQLDELSESLKSLSLELTRFFANVDADVDSILLVMDWAKRELETLSSQPPSSLPSIMFDNMQDLLSRLGTLEHVTGASGDTTGSELTSTTPTTFGTIVTAIFGQTSAQRTRTTLTRTFTEFLSVLEESIEGELTHSTALFALFESIDRQFLNLQRTVVRESDAQERAEGEMLSSLWTRVLGPDAAIVRKYEKNKRLLANVRSRTVANKHLLMDHRGRLLTLKVNLETLRRKLVSPLVRRNDSVSFAGSIDSGSNGRTLGPVEAVIEGQIRGLEGTYEYLRSVREKQKAKLMEMVYGAGRKIPPANSLPADVSDDADLIDGA